The Streptomyces sp. Alt3 genome has a segment encoding these proteins:
- a CDS encoding VWA domain-containing protein, which translates to MELLRTVLRHAGGLPEARLAALRPLVRRLVDELTRQLATRLRPALTGTMLARPTHRPGGRLDLARTLRANLATARRTADGTVQVIPERPVFRSRARRSADWRLILVTDVSGSMEASTIWSALTASVLAGVPTLSTHFLAFSTEVVDLTGHVHDPLSLLLEVSVGGGTHIAAGMRHARSMVTVPTRTLVVVISDFEEGAPLGGLLAEVRALVATGAHVLGCASLDDAGRPRYSTGVAGQLVAAGMPVAALSPLELARWIGEKTA; encoded by the coding sequence GTGGAACTGCTCCGTACGGTCCTGCGCCACGCGGGCGGCCTGCCCGAGGCGCGCCTGGCGGCACTCCGGCCCCTGGTGCGCCGTCTGGTCGACGAACTGACCCGGCAGCTCGCCACCCGGCTGCGGCCCGCCCTCACCGGCACCATGCTGGCCAGGCCCACACACCGTCCGGGCGGCCGGCTGGACCTGGCGCGCACGCTGCGCGCCAATCTGGCCACCGCCCGCCGGACGGCGGACGGAACGGTCCAGGTGATTCCCGAGAGGCCGGTGTTCCGCAGCCGGGCCCGCCGGTCCGCCGACTGGCGCCTGATCCTGGTCACCGACGTCTCCGGTTCGATGGAGGCGTCCACGATCTGGTCCGCGCTGACCGCTTCCGTGCTGGCAGGTGTGCCGACCCTGAGCACCCACTTCCTCGCCTTCTCCACGGAGGTCGTCGACCTCACCGGCCATGTGCACGATCCCCTCTCGCTCCTGCTAGAGGTGAGCGTGGGCGGCGGCACACACATCGCTGCCGGGATGCGGCACGCGCGCAGCATGGTCACAGTGCCCACCCGGACCCTCGTCGTCGTCATCAGCGACTTCGAGGAGGGCGCCCCGCTCGGCGGACTGCTGGCCGAGGTGCGGGCGCTGGTGGCCACCGGAGCCCACGTCCTCGGGTGCGCGAGCCTCGACGACGCGGGCCGGCCCCGCTACTCGACGGGCGTCGCCGGCCAGCTCGTGGCCGCCGGTATGCCCGTGGCGGCACTCAGCCCACTCGAACTGGCCCGCTGGATAGGGGAGAAGACCGCATGA
- a CDS encoding DUF5682 family protein: protein MSQSTTRGTWAAAEPSPSAGASPGTGVPPAGAPRGPAAGPTSPEEAVAALAATGPGLPFLIGVRHHAPSLAAALPALLDAAAPDVLLVELPAEFQPWLGWLAHEETEAPVALAAVPADGTGAAGERGPAFYPFADFSPELVALRWAARNGVPAVACDLPLADRTWARGGQDTPGPGSAPQRGEGHGLSAALRSRLTGRDGDDLWDRLVEAPAPGSAPEALRRAALLTGWALRYEAETTDGVDGRDLAREDCMRGHVAEALASGLRPAVVVGAFHTPALLPSAPGAAGSAVPRAQATSAVPREPDADGPAAGAASAVACTVSLIPYTYPLLDSRSGYPAGIRDPEWQQSVLEAAGSPPALHETLIRTAVRVCTALREQGHPYGPADAREVVRVAGDLSRLRGLPAPGRGEFLEAVQTVLGRGETYGTGRAVAQALERVLVGARTGRPAPAAPRSGLGPAVEAETAALSLPGPEDAHERTPRDLRLDPARSVLDGRRELLLRRLTVCGIPYAREQAVTGAAGSEGLTTRWQVGWTPATAAMLTAAGARGVTPAQAAEGVLRQRHAAERAEGGPTAAQVVMGLTEATGCGLPSLADERLTELTAVLPSSATLPEILTGLDLLDRIDAGHLSGPSTTDAPSASGAPPVPGTPPASGTAEDTAAPDSPAVSARADRIAHAAELLTSAAVRQVDGLTGSEEPEDARALLELSQRADRLGGIRLTDALVRLTADGTPLIAAAAGAVRVLTGHEEAESFGVRIASWVDGAVDSTSRATLTARLIGVLTAAGPLLTVGSGTLDPLLRRVVELDDTAFLTRLPALRGGFDTLSPAARDRLLDTVEERLGERVDGLDADDPAALAARTAADLAARELLTGLGLPVPSPAHDDRFPPQPDQLAAPPPPATPVSLTSTPSAPVPAQAGATGPAPHGPSRPPTGGGSYSADGPTDCRPPPPAWRPHWTSCTGKDAARGHVAACPVRAVADVEAGRRRFPVSASGPRNWPRCSARASARRSWQPLPRPADRTSSPRSTRPPPPLPWNCSVRSCATRAACPRRAWRHSGPWCAVWSTN, encoded by the coding sequence ATGAGCCAGTCGACCACCCGCGGCACGTGGGCCGCCGCCGAGCCGTCGCCCAGCGCTGGCGCGTCACCCGGCACCGGGGTTCCACCCGCCGGGGCTCCCCGGGGCCCTGCGGCCGGGCCCACGTCTCCGGAGGAAGCGGTCGCCGCCCTCGCGGCGACCGGCCCCGGGCTGCCGTTCCTGATCGGGGTGCGCCACCACGCGCCTTCGCTCGCGGCCGCCCTGCCGGCGCTCCTGGACGCGGCGGCCCCCGACGTCCTCCTCGTCGAGCTGCCGGCCGAGTTCCAGCCCTGGCTGGGCTGGCTCGCCCACGAGGAGACCGAGGCTCCGGTGGCGCTGGCCGCCGTGCCCGCCGACGGGACCGGGGCGGCCGGCGAACGAGGTCCCGCCTTCTACCCGTTCGCGGACTTCTCGCCCGAACTGGTCGCCCTGCGCTGGGCGGCACGGAACGGCGTCCCGGCCGTGGCCTGCGATCTGCCGCTGGCCGACCGGACCTGGGCCCGGGGCGGACAGGACACCCCGGGCCCCGGCTCCGCACCTCAGCGGGGCGAGGGCCACGGGTTGTCCGCCGCCCTCCGGTCCCGGCTGACCGGCCGCGACGGCGACGACCTGTGGGACCGGCTGGTGGAGGCACCGGCGCCCGGTTCGGCACCGGAGGCACTCCGCCGCGCCGCCCTCCTCACCGGTTGGGCGCTGCGGTACGAGGCCGAGACGACGGACGGCGTGGACGGCCGGGACCTGGCGCGCGAGGACTGTATGCGCGGACATGTCGCCGAGGCCCTGGCGAGCGGGCTGCGACCCGCCGTGGTGGTGGGGGCCTTCCACACCCCGGCGCTGCTGCCGTCCGCCCCCGGGGCCGCCGGGTCAGCCGTCCCACGGGCGCAGGCCACGTCCGCCGTCCCTCGGGAGCCGGATGCGGACGGGCCCGCGGCGGGCGCCGCCTCGGCGGTGGCGTGCACGGTCTCCCTGATCCCGTACACGTACCCGCTCCTCGACTCACGGTCCGGGTACCCGGCGGGCATCAGGGACCCCGAGTGGCAGCAGAGCGTTCTGGAGGCCGCCGGTTCCCCGCCCGCGCTGCACGAGACGCTGATCCGGACCGCGGTCCGTGTCTGTACGGCACTGCGCGAACAGGGCCATCCCTACGGCCCGGCGGACGCCCGGGAGGTCGTCCGGGTAGCAGGGGACCTGTCGCGCCTGCGCGGACTGCCCGCACCCGGTCGTGGCGAGTTCCTGGAGGCCGTGCAGACGGTGCTCGGGCGCGGCGAGACCTACGGCACCGGCCGAGCCGTCGCCCAGGCCCTCGAGCGCGTACTCGTCGGAGCCCGCACCGGACGGCCCGCACCCGCCGCTCCGCGCAGCGGCCTGGGTCCGGCCGTGGAAGCCGAGACAGCGGCGCTCTCGCTCCCCGGCCCGGAGGACGCCCATGAGAGGACGCCACGTGATCTCCGGCTCGATCCGGCCCGTTCCGTCCTCGACGGACGGCGCGAACTGCTCCTGCGCAGGCTGACGGTGTGCGGCATCCCCTACGCGCGGGAACAGGCGGTGACGGGAGCCGCGGGTTCGGAAGGACTGACGACCCGTTGGCAGGTGGGGTGGACCCCGGCGACGGCCGCGATGCTCACCGCGGCCGGGGCCCGCGGCGTCACCCCGGCCCAGGCGGCCGAGGGGGTGCTGCGGCAGCGGCACGCGGCCGAGCGCGCGGAGGGCGGTCCTACGGCCGCCCAGGTCGTGATGGGCCTCACCGAGGCAACCGGGTGCGGGCTCCCTTCCTTGGCGGACGAACGGCTCACGGAACTGACGGCCGTGCTCCCCTCCAGTGCCACCCTTCCCGAAATCCTCACCGGGCTCGACCTCCTGGACCGCATCGACGCCGGCCACCTGTCGGGTCCGTCCACCACCGACGCTCCGTCAGCTTCCGGGGCTCCGCCAGTTCCCGGGACCCCGCCGGCTTCCGGCACCGCGGAGGACACCGCCGCCCCTGACTCCCCCGCGGTCTCCGCCCGTGCCGACCGCATCGCGCACGCGGCGGAACTGCTGACCTCGGCGGCGGTCCGTCAGGTCGACGGCCTCACCGGATCCGAGGAGCCCGAGGACGCTCGCGCCCTGCTCGAACTGTCCCAGCGCGCGGACCGGTTGGGGGGCATCCGGCTCACCGACGCCCTCGTCCGGCTGACCGCCGACGGCACCCCGCTGATCGCCGCGGCTGCCGGGGCCGTCCGGGTGCTGACGGGCCACGAGGAGGCCGAGTCCTTCGGAGTGCGTATCGCCTCCTGGGTGGACGGCGCTGTCGACAGCACATCCCGGGCCACGCTCACCGCCCGTCTCATCGGCGTCCTGACAGCGGCGGGCCCGCTCCTGACCGTCGGATCCGGCACCCTGGATCCCCTGCTGCGCCGTGTCGTCGAGCTGGACGACACCGCTTTCCTGACACGGCTGCCCGCCCTGCGCGGCGGCTTCGACACCCTCAGCCCGGCAGCACGTGACCGGCTGCTGGACACCGTCGAGGAGAGGCTCGGCGAACGGGTGGACGGCCTCGACGCCGACGACCCGGCCGCCCTGGCGGCCCGGACGGCCGCCGACCTCGCGGCCCGCGAACTCCTCACCGGTCTCGGCCTGCCTGTCCCGTCCCCCGCGCACGACGACCGGTTCCCGCCGCAGCCGGACCAACTCGCCGCGCCGCCGCCACCGGCCACCCCGGTATCCCTCACCAGCACGCCCTCCGCCCCCGTACCCGCGCAGGCCGGCGCCACCGGACCGGCCCCGCACGGGCCCTCGCGCCCACCGACCGGTGGCGGCTCGTACTCGGCCGACGGCCCGACCGACTGCCGTCCGCCGCCGCCCGCCTGGCGACCGCACTGGACGAGCTGTACGGGCAAGGACGCGGCGAGGGGTCACGTGGCGGCATGCCCGGTCAGGGCGGTGGCCGACGTGGAGGCCGGGAGGCGTCGTTTCCCGGTGTCCGCGAGTGGTCCGAGGAACTGGCCGCGCTGTTCGGCCCGGGCGTCCGCGAGGAGGTCCTGGCAGCCGCTGCCGCGACCGGCCGACCGGACGTCCTCGCCGAGATCGACCCGGCCGCCGCCACCCCTTCCGTGGAACTGCTCCGTACGGTCCTGCGCCACGCGGGCGGCCTGCCCGAGGCGCGCCTGGCGGCACTCCGGCCCCTGGTGCGCCGTCTGGTCGACGAACTGA
- a CDS encoding ATP-binding protein, whose translation MTSDTTTAETTRTGGVPDGAAPPAGVSGRENRQVTPPEEQYATELAFLAAHDSGPRPPGWQLTPRAVVTFVMGSAGEALGLPKSAQPGAGLPRRLVIEQKFVGERALVERCVVTLAGERGLLLVGEPGTAKSMLSELLSAAVCGTSGLTVQGTAGTTEDQLKYGWNYALLLAQGPTEQALVPSPVLTAMTRGAVARVEEVTRCLPEVQDALVSLLSERRIAVPELAGSEGAQVHAAPGFTLIATANLRDKGVSEMSAALKRRFNFETVGPIGDVDAETALVRRQSRAAVERAGAAYQVDDAVLEALVTAFRDLRDGRSAEGWEVERPSTVMSTAEAVSVAGALGLATAYFPGDRDVLSLLPGHLLGVVRKDDPADAARLLGYWDGPVRRRAEQGSATWRALWELRAVLES comes from the coding sequence ATGACGAGCGACACCACGACCGCCGAGACCACCCGCACGGGCGGGGTCCCTGACGGGGCGGCTCCCCCTGCCGGTGTCTCCGGCCGGGAGAACCGCCAGGTCACCCCGCCGGAGGAGCAGTACGCCACCGAGCTGGCCTTCCTCGCCGCACACGACTCGGGGCCCCGCCCGCCCGGCTGGCAGCTCACCCCTCGCGCCGTCGTCACCTTCGTGATGGGCAGCGCGGGCGAGGCACTCGGCCTGCCGAAGTCCGCGCAGCCCGGCGCCGGGCTGCCGCGGCGCCTGGTGATCGAGCAGAAGTTCGTCGGCGAACGAGCCCTGGTCGAACGCTGCGTGGTCACCCTGGCCGGCGAGCGCGGACTGCTGCTGGTCGGCGAACCCGGCACCGCCAAGTCCATGCTCTCCGAACTGCTGTCGGCGGCCGTCTGCGGGACCAGTGGGCTCACCGTGCAGGGCACCGCGGGCACCACCGAGGACCAGCTCAAGTACGGCTGGAACTACGCGCTGCTGCTCGCCCAGGGCCCCACCGAGCAGGCCCTGGTGCCCTCCCCGGTGCTCACCGCCATGACCCGGGGCGCCGTCGCCCGCGTCGAGGAGGTCACCCGTTGCCTTCCCGAGGTCCAGGACGCACTGGTGTCGCTGCTGTCCGAACGGCGGATCGCGGTGCCCGAACTGGCGGGGAGCGAGGGCGCCCAGGTGCACGCGGCTCCCGGATTCACCCTCATCGCCACCGCCAACCTGCGGGACAAGGGCGTCTCGGAGATGTCGGCCGCGCTGAAACGGCGCTTCAACTTCGAGACGGTGGGCCCGATCGGGGACGTGGACGCGGAGACCGCGCTCGTCCGGCGCCAGTCGCGTGCGGCCGTCGAACGGGCGGGTGCCGCCTATCAGGTGGACGACGCGGTTCTCGAAGCGCTCGTCACCGCCTTCCGGGACCTGCGCGACGGCCGCTCGGCGGAAGGCTGGGAGGTGGAGCGCCCCTCGACGGTGATGAGCACCGCGGAGGCGGTGTCCGTCGCGGGAGCCCTGGGCCTGGCCACCGCCTACTTCCCCGGCGACCGCGACGTGCTCTCCCTCCTGCCCGGTCATCTGCTCGGCGTCGTACGCAAGGACGACCCCGCCGACGCGGCACGGCTGCTGGGGTACTGGGACGGTCCGGTGCGCAGGCGCGCGGAGCAGGGGTCGGCCACCTGGCGTGCCCTGTGGGAGCTTCGCGCGGTACTGGAGAGCTGA
- a CDS encoding DUF4132 domain-containing protein: MGWVPAGDYEVALEAGKVVCRNGKGRRLKSVPAKLKDDPAVVGLRQLTEWLERHERRCMTDVEQWMVRSLPVPTAVLARVWPDPAWQAALRDVVVTGADGGVAGFLRDVDPSRGLGLVDLDGDTVRITPDVVRVPHPVLLDDLDELREFAVELGVRQNVEQLFREVWRRPQGLAPDATSVDTYAGGVFKELRFLHGRVTQLGYRSRGGYAVCPVVEDGATAEARIWIGEHDGYDEYGTETGPLGWTDPAGRALTAAEVGPVTWSEGMRMAAALYAGRDVEDEEQAA, from the coding sequence ATGGGGTGGGTACCGGCGGGCGACTACGAAGTCGCCCTGGAGGCGGGCAAAGTGGTGTGCCGCAACGGGAAGGGCCGGCGGCTGAAGTCCGTCCCGGCCAAACTGAAGGATGATCCGGCGGTCGTCGGCCTCCGGCAGTTGACCGAATGGCTGGAACGACACGAACGCCGGTGCATGACCGATGTCGAGCAGTGGATGGTGCGTTCGCTGCCCGTGCCCACCGCTGTTCTCGCCCGGGTCTGGCCCGATCCGGCGTGGCAGGCGGCCCTGCGGGACGTGGTGGTCACCGGCGCGGACGGCGGAGTCGCCGGGTTCCTGCGCGATGTCGACCCCTCGCGCGGTCTCGGCCTCGTCGACCTGGACGGCGACACGGTCCGCATCACCCCGGACGTCGTCAGAGTGCCTCACCCCGTCCTCCTCGACGACCTCGACGAGCTGAGGGAGTTCGCGGTCGAACTGGGGGTGCGCCAGAACGTGGAGCAGCTGTTCCGCGAGGTGTGGCGCCGGCCGCAGGGCCTCGCCCCGGACGCCACCTCCGTCGACACCTATGCCGGCGGAGTGTTCAAGGAACTGCGTTTCCTGCACGGCCGCGTCACCCAGCTCGGCTACCGGTCGCGCGGCGGGTACGCGGTCTGCCCGGTGGTCGAGGACGGTGCCACCGCCGAAGCCCGCATCTGGATAGGCGAGCACGACGGATACGACGAGTACGGCACGGAGACCGGCCCCCTGGGCTGGACCGACCCCGCGGGGCGCGCTTTGACGGCCGCCGAGGTAGGACCTGTCACCTGGTCCGAAGGCATGCGCATGGCAGCGGCGCTCTACGCCGGTCGCGACGTGGAGGACGAGGAGCAAGCAGCATGA
- a CDS encoding alpha/beta hydrolase, giving the protein MKNDFPTDTVLVFVHGAWHGSGQWAATQRALAGPGVASVAVDLPGHGFDAPLPTGYLLPGQPGLLTEKSRLAAVTMDDCAEAVLSVLRRVRHHRTVVLVAHSAGGGPASLAAERAPELVDRIVYLSAFVPGGRPRFLDYLGSPENATALGRNLNLGDPEALGAVRINPLSADPAYLEELRETHYHDTPLDRFDRWRSALSPDLPLSIPTTPVTLTAGRWGRIPRTFLRCAEDRALAPAAQDLMIAEADRAFPRDPFTVRTLPGSHSPFAARPGELAAALAS; this is encoded by the coding sequence ATGAAGAATGATTTTCCGACCGACACCGTCCTCGTTTTCGTGCACGGCGCCTGGCACGGCTCCGGACAGTGGGCTGCCACGCAGCGCGCGCTGGCCGGACCGGGTGTCGCGAGTGTGGCTGTCGACCTGCCGGGGCACGGTTTCGACGCGCCCCTGCCCACCGGCTACCTGCTGCCCGGCCAGCCCGGACTGCTGACCGAGAAGTCACGGCTCGCCGCCGTGACGATGGACGACTGCGCCGAGGCGGTACTGAGCGTCCTGCGCCGGGTGCGCCACCATCGAACTGTCGTGCTCGTCGCGCACAGCGCGGGCGGCGGTCCCGCGTCCCTGGCCGCGGAGCGGGCGCCCGAACTGGTGGACCGGATCGTCTACCTGTCCGCGTTCGTCCCGGGCGGGCGGCCGAGGTTCCTCGACTACCTGGGCTCGCCCGAGAACGCCACCGCTCTGGGCCGGAACCTGAACCTCGGCGACCCCGAGGCCCTGGGCGCCGTACGGATCAATCCGCTCTCGGCGGATCCCGCCTACCTCGAGGAACTGCGGGAAACGCACTACCACGACACACCCCTGGACCGCTTCGACCGGTGGCGGTCCGCGCTGAGCCCCGATCTGCCCCTGTCGATCCCGACGACTCCGGTCACCCTGACCGCGGGACGGTGGGGCCGGATTCCGCGAACCTTCCTGCGCTGCGCCGAGGACCGGGCGCTGGCACCGGCCGCACAGGACCTGATGATCGCGGAGGCCGACCGCGCCTTCCCCCGTGACCCGTTCACCGTACGTACCCTGCCCGGCAGCCACAGCCCGTTCGCCGCCCGGCCGGGCGAGCTCGCCGCGGCCCTCGCCTCATGA
- a CDS encoding LysR family transcriptional regulator has translation MEARHLRYAVALAEHGHFGRAAGELGIAQPPLSKQIADLEREVGARLFDRTRQGVFPTAAGEAFLARARRALDEIAAAAVDAGRAARGETGRLRLGFVASALLDPLPGVLSRFGRDRPDVRLELHEMATGRSSTALVAGELDVAITLGPPRGAGAEHLVSVPIGRDHVIAVMSTVHPYAGRPSVSVGQLRRQLLIVSAGEDEPAVVAGLRTLLGADSSALGGAAVARDVHTIIGLAASGVGVGLGPSRMRGVPRPGTWFCEVTPRTPLPDLVLSFGARDNSPVLRAFLDTIRENCPDVGAALDHRLRPHT, from the coding sequence ATGGAAGCGCGACACCTGCGGTACGCGGTTGCTCTCGCCGAGCACGGACACTTCGGCCGGGCGGCCGGCGAGCTGGGTATCGCGCAGCCCCCGCTGTCCAAACAGATCGCCGACCTGGAGCGTGAGGTCGGGGCCCGGCTGTTCGACCGCACACGGCAGGGGGTGTTCCCGACCGCCGCCGGCGAGGCGTTTCTCGCGCGGGCACGCCGGGCCCTCGACGAGATCGCGGCGGCCGCGGTCGACGCGGGGAGGGCCGCGCGCGGAGAGACGGGGCGGCTCCGCCTCGGCTTCGTCGCCTCGGCGCTGCTCGACCCGCTGCCCGGCGTCCTGAGCCGGTTCGGCCGTGACCGGCCCGACGTGAGGCTGGAACTGCACGAGATGGCGACCGGTCGCAGCAGCACGGCCCTCGTCGCGGGGGAGCTGGACGTGGCCATCACCCTCGGCCCGCCACGGGGTGCCGGGGCCGAGCATCTCGTGTCCGTCCCGATCGGGCGCGACCACGTGATCGCCGTGATGAGCACGGTGCACCCGTACGCGGGCCGACCGTCGGTGAGCGTCGGTCAGTTGCGGCGACAGCTGCTGATCGTATCGGCCGGCGAGGACGAGCCCGCCGTCGTCGCCGGACTGCGCACGTTGCTGGGCGCGGACTCATCCGCTCTCGGCGGCGCGGCCGTCGCGAGGGACGTACACACGATCATCGGTCTCGCCGCCTCCGGCGTGGGCGTCGGCCTGGGGCCGTCCCGCATGAGAGGGGTCCCACGTCCGGGGACGTGGTTCTGCGAAGTGACCCCCCGCACGCCCCTGCCCGATCTCGTCCTCTCCTTCGGGGCCCGCGACAACTCCCCGGTGCTGCGCGCCTTCCTCGACACCATCCGTGAGAACTGCCCCGACGTCGGTGCCGCACTCGATCACCGGCTCCGGCCCCACACCTGA
- a CDS encoding GNAT family N-acetyltransferase, which produces MNRDVLPAPRAGTPTAAARPRARVACPADAEGIIALRAELTSSEPLDAEWTALCSSQLARRLAPGGDARAYVAETPDGSLVSCALGLIHPLLPAPAYPKGLAARVHAVATHPRYRHRGLARELLSALLDHLQADGATLFELRAAADAMPLYRELGFAADPASMRMTRLHRAGRRIEEPAGPVLLPVEEYASTVPKSTGSAFIFFTDRHDRPLQLRATYSQVHPWQFPGGTTDHGERPWQTAQRECHEETGLVVEGPPRLLASVFGLPGGEWPFSTTGCVFDGGRLTDEQIRSIVLDPDEHDAVRVLPLEEWEPLLPPQDFARLDAVMTARLTGTAAYFDSWGWGK; this is translated from the coding sequence GTGAACCGAGACGTACTGCCCGCTCCCCGAGCGGGAACGCCGACAGCAGCCGCGCGGCCGAGGGCCCGCGTGGCCTGTCCCGCAGATGCCGAAGGCATCATCGCCCTGAGGGCCGAACTCACTTCTTCCGAGCCCCTCGACGCGGAGTGGACCGCCTTGTGCAGCAGTCAACTCGCCCGTCGGCTGGCCCCGGGAGGAGATGCCCGTGCCTATGTCGCAGAGACTCCGGACGGCTCGCTCGTCTCGTGCGCACTCGGTCTGATCCACCCTCTGCTGCCCGCACCGGCCTACCCGAAGGGTCTGGCAGCCCGGGTGCACGCTGTCGCCACACATCCGAGGTACCGGCACCGCGGGCTGGCCAGGGAACTGCTGTCCGCCCTTCTGGACCACCTTCAGGCGGACGGAGCGACGTTGTTCGAACTGCGTGCAGCCGCGGACGCAATGCCGCTGTACCGGGAGCTCGGGTTCGCCGCCGACCCGGCATCGATGCGGATGACGCGGCTGCACAGGGCTGGTCGACGTATCGAGGAGCCGGCCGGGCCCGTGCTGCTCCCGGTCGAGGAGTACGCGTCGACCGTGCCCAAGTCGACGGGGTCCGCATTCATCTTCTTCACCGACCGGCACGACAGGCCGTTGCAGTTGCGGGCCACCTACTCCCAGGTGCATCCCTGGCAGTTCCCGGGCGGCACGACGGATCACGGCGAACGGCCGTGGCAGACGGCGCAGCGCGAATGCCACGAGGAGACCGGCCTCGTGGTGGAGGGCCCGCCCCGCCTGCTCGCGTCGGTCTTCGGGCTTCCAGGGGGCGAATGGCCGTTCAGCACGACGGGATGCGTCTTCGACGGCGGCAGGCTCACCGACGAGCAGATCCGGTCCATCGTTCTGGACCCGGACGAGCATGACGCGGTGCGGGTTCTCCCGTTGGAGGAGTGGGAGCCATTGCTGCCGCCACAGGACTTCGCTCGTCTGGACGCAGTCATGACGGCCCGGCTGACCGGCACGGCGGCGTACTTCGATTCCTGGGGCTGGGGGAAGTGA
- a CDS encoding snapalysin family zinc-dependent metalloprotease has translation MPHSLWLKAAGTAAAIALATATAAHAAPVPEPTTAVSAAAVVTLRYDDSRAVGWEAAIAAGVASWNQNVGNVKLVEAAPGTRAEIQIVATSGWPQATLGPVRPGGQVRVELGSQAVSEGHDKTRIAAHEIGHSLGLPDTKPGPCSQLMSGSSAGITCKNAVPNATERSRVNSSYANGLASRAPAAGRTLVDAPRELVRDRG, from the coding sequence ATGCCGCACTCCTTATGGCTGAAGGCAGCCGGCACCGCCGCCGCGATCGCCCTGGCCACAGCAACGGCGGCGCACGCCGCGCCCGTACCGGAGCCCACCACGGCGGTGAGCGCCGCAGCGGTCGTGACGCTCCGCTACGACGACAGTCGAGCGGTCGGATGGGAGGCGGCGATCGCCGCCGGGGTCGCCTCGTGGAACCAGAACGTCGGCAACGTCAAGCTGGTCGAAGCCGCACCTGGCACCCGGGCCGAGATCCAGATCGTCGCCACCAGCGGCTGGCCCCAGGCGACATTGGGCCCGGTGCGCCCGGGCGGCCAGGTACGGGTGGAGCTCGGCAGCCAGGCGGTGTCCGAGGGGCATGACAAGACCCGCATCGCCGCCCACGAGATCGGGCACAGCCTGGGTCTGCCCGACACCAAGCCCGGTCCGTGCAGTCAGCTGATGTCAGGGTCGAGCGCGGGCATCACATGCAAGAACGCGGTTCCGAACGCGACTGAACGAAGCCGCGTCAATTCCAGTTACGCCAACGGCCTCGCCTCGCGCGCACCCGCCGCCGGGCGGACTCTGGTGGACGCTCCTCGAGAGCTGGTGCGTGACAGGGGCTGA
- the map gene encoding type I methionyl aminopeptidase — MIEILNPTMLARAKTTGALVGDILRTLRTRSVVGTNLLDIDRWAEKMILDAGASSCYVDYAPSFGRGPFGHYICTAVNDAVLHGLPHDYTLADGDLLTLDLAVSKGGVAADAAISFVVGNAGPPEDVAMIDATERALAAGIAVAGPGARIGDISHAIGTVLGEAGYPINTEFGGHGIGSTMHQDPHVANTGRPGRGYKLRPGLLLALEPWVMADTAQLVTDADGWTLRSATGCRTAHSEHTIAITDDGAEILTLSK, encoded by the coding sequence GTGATCGAGATCCTCAACCCCACCATGCTGGCGCGGGCGAAAACCACTGGCGCCCTGGTCGGTGACATCCTGCGGACGCTGAGGACCCGGAGTGTGGTCGGTACGAACCTCCTGGACATCGACCGCTGGGCCGAGAAGATGATCCTCGACGCGGGAGCGTCCTCCTGCTACGTGGACTACGCGCCGTCATTCGGGCGTGGTCCGTTCGGCCACTACATCTGCACGGCCGTCAACGACGCCGTGCTCCACGGACTGCCGCACGACTACACGCTCGCCGACGGCGATCTGCTGACTCTCGACCTCGCCGTCTCCAAAGGCGGCGTCGCCGCCGACGCCGCCATCAGCTTCGTCGTGGGCAACGCAGGGCCCCCGGAGGACGTCGCGATGATCGACGCGACCGAACGCGCGCTGGCCGCGGGAATCGCAGTCGCTGGGCCCGGGGCCCGAATCGGCGACATCTCCCATGCCATCGGCACGGTTCTCGGCGAGGCGGGGTACCCGATCAACACCGAGTTCGGAGGTCATGGCATCGGGTCGACGATGCACCAGGACCCGCACGTCGCGAACACCGGACGTCCTGGCCGCGGATACAAACTGCGTCCTGGACTGCTGCTGGCGCTGGAGCCGTGGGTCATGGCGGACACCGCTCAACTCGTCACCGACGCCGACGGGTGGACGCTCCGGAGTGCGACAGGCTGCCGGACGGCCCACAGCGAGCACACGATCGCCATCACCGACGACGGAGCCGAGATCCTCACGTTGTCGAAGTGA